One Paraburkholderia sp. PREW-6R genomic region harbors:
- the leuC gene encoding 3-isopropylmalate dehydratase large subunit yields MEREDGQSLLYVDSHFLQDGSAPAFEMLRQRGLEAHAPQRGFATPDHYVPTYGRDLANVADPEKRAMANALRDDSASLGITFFGLDDVRQGIVHVVAPEQGLSRPGMLIVCGDSHTSTHGAVGALAFGIGATEVAHVLATQTLWQRKPKALRIVLDGKLTAGVGAKDVILAIIARIGAGGATGHVIEYAGPVIAGLSMEGRLTICNMSIEAGGRAGMIAPDDTTFNYLAGRPFAPTGADWDRELARWRTLASDPDASFDKEVAIDVGTLQPMVTWGNSPEDALPIDGRVPDPANAPNAERRATMQRTMDYMGLTPGMRLDGLKIDRAFIGSCTNGRIEDLQAAAAVVRGRKVAPSVEAWVVPGSGLVKREAESMGLDRVFKEAGFQWREAGCSMCLGTNGDTVAPGQRSASTTNRNFVGRQGPGSRTHLMSPAMVAAAALSGSLADVRLLLDQDS; encoded by the coding sequence ATGGAGCGTGAAGACGGCCAGAGCCTGCTTTACGTAGACAGTCATTTTCTGCAGGACGGCTCGGCGCCCGCTTTCGAGATGCTGCGCCAGCGCGGCCTGGAAGCGCACGCGCCGCAGCGCGGTTTTGCGACGCCCGACCACTATGTGCCCACCTATGGCCGGGATCTGGCGAATGTCGCCGACCCCGAAAAACGCGCGATGGCTAACGCGTTGCGCGACGACAGCGCGAGCCTTGGCATCACCTTCTTCGGACTCGACGACGTGCGCCAGGGCATTGTGCACGTGGTCGCTCCGGAGCAGGGCTTAAGCCGCCCCGGCATGCTGATCGTATGCGGCGATAGTCACACGTCGACTCACGGCGCGGTCGGCGCGCTGGCCTTCGGCATCGGCGCGACTGAGGTCGCGCATGTGCTCGCCACGCAAACGCTCTGGCAACGCAAGCCGAAGGCATTGCGCATCGTGCTCGACGGCAAGCTCACCGCGGGCGTCGGTGCGAAAGACGTGATTCTCGCGATCATCGCCAGAATCGGCGCGGGCGGCGCCACCGGCCATGTCATCGAGTACGCGGGCCCGGTGATCGCCGGCCTGTCGATGGAAGGCCGCCTGACGATCTGCAATATGTCTATCGAAGCGGGCGGCCGCGCCGGCATGATTGCACCCGACGACACCACCTTCAACTATCTCGCGGGCCGGCCGTTCGCGCCGACCGGCGCCGATTGGGACCGTGAACTCGCGCGCTGGCGCACGCTCGCATCGGACCCGGACGCGTCGTTCGACAAGGAAGTCGCGATCGACGTCGGCACGCTCCAGCCGATGGTCACCTGGGGCAACAGCCCCGAGGACGCACTGCCGATCGACGGACGCGTGCCGGACCCCGCCAACGCACCGAATGCGGAGCGGCGCGCCACGATGCAGCGCACCATGGATTACATGGGCCTGACACCCGGCATGCGCCTGGACGGCCTGAAAATCGATCGCGCGTTCATCGGTTCGTGCACCAACGGCCGGATCGAGGATCTACAGGCGGCCGCCGCGGTGGTAAGAGGTCGCAAGGTCGCGCCGTCGGTCGAGGCATGGGTCGTGCCGGGCTCGGGACTCGTCAAGCGGGAAGCCGAATCGATGGGACTCGACCGGGTCTTCAAGGAAGCGGGCTTTCAATGGCGTGAAGCGGGCTGCTCGATGTGTCTGGGCACCAATGGCGACACGGTGGCGCCGGGGCAACGCAGCGCCTCCACCACCAATCGCAACTTCGTCGGCCGTCAGGGCCCCGGCTCCCGCACCCATCTCATGAGTCCCGCGATGGTCGCGGCCGCCGCATTGAGCGGCAGCCTCGCGGATGTCAGACTTCTGCTCGATCAGGACAGCTGA
- a CDS encoding class I adenylate-forming enzyme family protein, with protein MKTQSPTVADELAHRKRQEALALPESLGDFVREQAALHGDKTAAVWFERGISMSYAEIDRAASCLADSLVKRGIRKGSHVALMLKNAPEFPITWIALGRIGAVMVPVNTAYTREEMAFVLTDADAQYLVIDAEYLPRLADAPALPGLLAWERVIVAGAVDASDPTLQWQALVDAGNADFVAPSAVSRNDLLNLQYTSGTTGFPKGCMLSHDYWMIHCHGAARHRRGPQGGIENVLIWAPFFYMDPMWQFLMTLKLGGTAYIAERMSLSRFMSWLIDYRIHYCIFPEPALSQHPRSPRDAEVCLKYISIYGWTQPAREEVQARFNVIAREGFGMTEVGTGALVPAWAHDKALERTCGLPAPFRELQIRREDGSVAEVDEAGELWVRGRGILWGYYKRPEANAESFDGAWFRTGDIFRRDADGFYSIVGRIKEMIKRSGENVSATEVEAVLRSLDVIDEAAVVPVPDPLRREEVKAYLKLREGLSHADVPPSMVFEHCAKHLAAFKVPRFLQYIDGDFPRTPSRKIAKKRLIAETVDPFAQTYDRQEARWR; from the coding sequence ATGAAGACACAGTCGCCGACCGTGGCGGACGAACTCGCGCATCGAAAGCGTCAGGAAGCGCTGGCGCTGCCCGAATCGCTGGGCGATTTCGTTCGGGAGCAGGCCGCGCTCCATGGCGATAAAACGGCTGCCGTGTGGTTCGAGCGCGGCATCAGCATGAGCTATGCGGAGATCGATCGCGCGGCTTCTTGTCTTGCCGATTCGCTGGTCAAACGCGGCATCCGCAAAGGCAGCCATGTTGCGCTGATGCTCAAGAATGCGCCCGAGTTTCCCATTACGTGGATCGCGCTCGGACGCATTGGCGCGGTGATGGTGCCGGTCAACACAGCCTACACACGCGAAGAAATGGCCTTCGTGCTGACCGACGCCGACGCGCAATATCTCGTGATCGACGCGGAGTATCTGCCGCGTCTCGCCGATGCACCCGCGCTGCCCGGTCTGCTCGCATGGGAACGCGTGATCGTCGCCGGGGCGGTGGACGCGAGCGATCCAACGTTGCAATGGCAGGCTCTCGTCGATGCAGGCAATGCGGATTTCGTCGCGCCGAGCGCGGTGTCGCGCAACGATCTGCTCAATCTTCAATACACTTCGGGCACAACGGGATTCCCGAAGGGCTGCATGCTAAGCCACGACTACTGGATGATCCATTGTCATGGCGCGGCGCGGCATCGGCGCGGGCCGCAGGGGGGCATCGAAAACGTGCTGATCTGGGCGCCGTTCTTCTACATGGACCCCATGTGGCAATTCCTCATGACGTTGAAGCTCGGTGGCACCGCGTATATCGCGGAGCGCATGAGTTTGTCGCGCTTCATGTCGTGGCTGATCGACTATCGCATCCACTATTGCATCTTTCCGGAGCCGGCCTTGAGCCAGCATCCGCGCAGCCCGCGTGATGCAGAGGTGTGCCTCAAGTACATCAGCATCTATGGCTGGACGCAGCCCGCGCGAGAAGAAGTACAGGCGCGCTTCAATGTGATCGCGCGCGAAGGCTTTGGCATGACGGAAGTGGGCACCGGTGCGCTGGTGCCGGCATGGGCGCACGACAAGGCGCTCGAACGCACCTGCGGCCTGCCTGCGCCATTTCGCGAGCTGCAGATTCGCCGCGAGGACGGCAGCGTCGCGGAGGTGGACGAGGCTGGCGAATTGTGGGTGCGTGGACGCGGCATCTTGTGGGGCTATTACAAGCGGCCCGAGGCGAACGCGGAGAGCTTCGACGGCGCATGGTTTCGCACCGGCGATATCTTCAGGCGCGATGCCGATGGCTTCTATAGCATCGTCGGCCGCATCAAGGAGATGATCAAGCGTTCGGGGGAGAACGTATCCGCGACCGAGGTCGAAGCGGTGCTGCGCAGTCTGGATGTCATCGACGAAGCGGCGGTCGTGCCCGTGCCCGACCCGCTGCGCCGCGAGGAAGTCAAAGCCTATCTCAAGTTGCGCGAAGGGCTGTCGCATGCGGACGTGCCACCGTCGATGGTGTTCGAGCATTGCGCGAAGCATCTCGCGGCCTTCAAGGTGCCGCGCTTTCTGCAATATATCGACGGCGATTTTCCGCGCACGCCGTCGCGCAAGATCGCGAAGAAGCGTTTGATTGCTGAAACCGTGGACCCGTTTGCGCAGACCTACGACCGTCAGGAAGCCCGCTGGCGCTAG
- a CDS encoding ABC transporter ATP-binding protein gives MNMIELKQVSRRYGAVQALAPLDFSVRQGEFVTLLGPSGSGKTTLLNLIAGMVSPSSGRIFVRGVDITDAPPSARGLGMVFQNYALMPHMSVFDNIAFPLRVRKMSKSEIRDKVMQVLELVRLPDIAQRKPKELSGGQQQRVSLARCIVYNPALILFDEPLGALDKKLREQMQFEIRRLHAELGITMLNVTHDQDEALSMSDRIVLMNQGQVEQVATPDELYRSPRTVFAASFIGTANLIAGVVQENAGEHAIVSTPLGMLRAAMHSRAVTRGTAVKLLVRPESVRMMGAPDSSDLKLDDAIAGGLRHAGTLEDSITLGGVVRHHVRLPGDMQIVVQQQGSRRPSTHARGAPVLIDWAPEDCQMILQD, from the coding sequence ATGAACATGATCGAACTGAAGCAGGTCTCGCGACGTTACGGCGCGGTGCAGGCGCTCGCGCCACTCGACTTCAGCGTCAGGCAAGGCGAATTCGTGACGCTGCTCGGACCGAGCGGCTCGGGCAAGACGACGCTGCTCAACCTGATCGCAGGCATGGTGAGTCCGTCTTCAGGACGCATTTTCGTGCGCGGAGTCGATATCACCGATGCACCACCGAGCGCGCGCGGCCTCGGCATGGTCTTTCAGAACTACGCACTGATGCCGCACATGAGCGTGTTCGACAATATCGCGTTCCCGCTGCGCGTTCGCAAGATGTCGAAAAGCGAGATTCGAGACAAAGTCATGCAGGTGCTCGAACTCGTGCGCCTGCCCGACATCGCGCAACGCAAGCCCAAGGAATTGTCGGGCGGACAACAGCAGCGCGTGTCGCTCGCGCGTTGCATCGTCTACAACCCGGCGCTGATTCTGTTCGACGAACCGCTTGGTGCGCTCGACAAGAAGTTGCGAGAACAGATGCAGTTCGAGATTCGCCGGCTGCACGCGGAACTCGGCATCACCATGCTCAATGTGACGCACGACCAGGACGAGGCGTTGTCGATGTCCGATCGCATCGTGCTGATGAATCAAGGGCAGGTCGAACAGGTCGCCACGCCCGACGAGCTCTATCGCTCGCCGCGCACCGTGTTCGCAGCGAGCTTCATCGGCACCGCGAATCTGATTGCGGGCGTCGTGCAGGAAAACGCGGGTGAGCATGCGATCGTGTCGACACCGCTCGGCATGCTGCGCGCCGCAATGCATTCGCGAGCCGTCACGCGCGGCACCGCGGTCAAGCTGCTGGTGCGGCCCGAAAGCGTGCGCATGATGGGTGCGCCTGATTCCAGCGATCTCAAGCTGGACGATGCAATCGCCGGCGGCTTGCGTCACGCGGGCACGCTCGAGGACTCGATCACGCTCGGCGGCGTCGTGCGTCATCACGTGCGCCTTCCGGGCGACATGCAGATCGTGGTGCAGCAGCAGGGCAGCCGCCGTCCATCTACCCACGCGCGGGGCGCGCCGGTTCTCATCGACTGGGCGCCGGAAGACTGCCAGATGATTTTGCAGGACTGA
- the gcvA gene encoding transcriptional regulator GcvA: protein MRRKLPPLNALRAFEASGRYLSFTGAAKELLVTQGAVSRHVSLLEDWLGMKLFLRTHRGIELTRKGETYIRALGSVFDQIDYATREARDEADGSVLRLKLPPTFAMRWLVPRLTRFQALHPQIEIQIFTSHEPANFRREDIDLSVHSHAFPPDDTSQRRLLGEVLMPVCSPSLLMRERPLKKPKDLANYALLSSRHRPMDWSRWLVEAGITELDHHGSINFDNAALAYQGALDQLGVVIAVRALIEDDLRNGRLVAPFGLQVSTPGAYYLSCSQISSRSPQLAALEAWLVEEATAYEQSLGALGSDR, encoded by the coding sequence ATGCGACGAAAACTCCCTCCGCTCAATGCGTTACGCGCCTTTGAAGCTTCCGGGCGCTATCTGAGTTTCACCGGCGCGGCAAAGGAACTGCTGGTAACCCAGGGCGCAGTCAGCCGTCATGTGTCGCTGCTTGAAGACTGGCTCGGCATGAAGCTTTTCCTGCGTACGCATCGCGGCATCGAGCTCACGCGCAAAGGCGAGACTTATATTCGCGCGCTGGGCAGTGTGTTCGATCAGATCGACTACGCGACCCGTGAAGCACGCGATGAAGCAGACGGTTCCGTGCTGCGTCTCAAACTACCGCCCACCTTCGCGATGCGCTGGCTGGTGCCGCGGCTGACGCGTTTTCAGGCTTTGCATCCGCAAATCGAGATCCAGATTTTTACGTCGCACGAGCCGGCCAATTTCCGCCGCGAAGACATCGATTTGTCGGTTCATTCGCATGCGTTCCCGCCTGACGATACGAGTCAGCGCCGCCTGCTCGGCGAAGTGCTGATGCCGGTGTGCAGCCCTTCGCTGCTGATGCGCGAGCGGCCGCTCAAAAAGCCGAAGGACTTGGCGAATTACGCATTGCTGTCGTCGCGGCACCGGCCGATGGACTGGTCGCGCTGGCTGGTGGAAGCCGGTATTACCGAGCTGGATCATCACGGCAGCATCAACTTCGACAACGCCGCGCTGGCCTATCAAGGCGCGCTCGATCAGCTCGGGGTGGTGATTGCGGTGCGGGCGCTGATCGAGGACGATTTGCGCAATGGACGGCTGGTCGCGCCATTCGGCCTGCAGGTGTCCACGCCGGGCGCCTACTATCTGTCGTGCTCGCAGATCAGTTCACGATCGCCGCAGCTCGCCGCGCTCGAGGCGTGGTTGGTCGAGGAAGCCACGGCATATGAGCAGAGCCTGGGGGCGTTGGGTTCCGATAGATAG
- a CDS encoding amidohydrolase family protein, which translates to MFVDFSSRPPSLQFDGPVTHLANYRRIYEGTERQAAVSDNIDPLAAYLAMYERLDARYVVLKARDLTSTFGVKIANADVAAFCRAHGERYIGFAGVDPHKGEAAVVEFEAAVRELGLRGLNVQGFEHRLCIDDPLLFPLYEKCVELGVPVNIHCGTNFSTHTSMMYGHPAALDRVMMALPELRVCASPPGWPWVQELLAVAWRHPNVWIGTLAVRPKLLATAHSGYEPLLQYGRTVLRKRMIFGSAFPMMPVEKALAEFDALEMPDSVRKAWQHDNALEFLGV; encoded by the coding sequence ATGTTTGTGGATTTTTCGAGCCGTCCCCCTTCGCTTCAATTCGACGGACCCGTCACGCATCTCGCGAACTATCGACGCATCTATGAAGGCACGGAGCGTCAGGCCGCCGTGTCCGACAACATCGATCCGCTCGCGGCTTACCTTGCAATGTATGAACGTCTGGATGCGCGATACGTCGTGTTGAAAGCGCGTGACTTGACGAGCACCTTCGGCGTGAAGATCGCCAACGCGGATGTCGCCGCGTTCTGCCGCGCGCATGGAGAGCGTTATATTGGCTTTGCGGGCGTCGATCCGCACAAGGGCGAGGCGGCCGTTGTCGAATTCGAAGCCGCTGTGCGCGAACTGGGATTGCGTGGCTTGAACGTGCAGGGCTTCGAACACAGGCTGTGCATCGACGATCCCTTGCTTTTTCCGTTGTATGAGAAGTGTGTCGAACTGGGCGTGCCGGTCAACATCCATTGCGGCACGAACTTCTCCACGCATACTTCGATGATGTACGGCCATCCCGCCGCACTCGACCGCGTGATGATGGCGCTGCCCGAACTGCGCGTGTGCGCGTCCCCGCCGGGTTGGCCGTGGGTGCAGGAGTTGCTCGCGGTGGCGTGGCGGCATCCGAACGTGTGGATCGGTACACTCGCCGTGCGGCCAAAGCTGCTCGCGACAGCCCATTCAGGCTACGAGCCATTGTTGCAGTACGGTCGCACCGTGCTCAGGAAACGCATGATTTTCGGCTCTGCCTTTCCGATGATGCCAGTGGAAAAAGCACTCGCCGAATTCGATGCGCTGGAGATGCCGGATAGCGTCCGGAAGGCATGGCAGCACGATAACGCGCTTGAGTTTCTTGGCGTTTGA
- the leuD gene encoding 3-isopropylmalate dehydratase small subunit has translation MEKFLRLDAVALPIAQSNLDTDQILPARYLQKPRSDDFGTYLFRDLRYRADGEENERFVLNAPAYRPARIVVANENFACGSSREHAVWALFDYGVRAVIAPSVGDIFASNASKNGLLIVLLAAQDVAAIIRKLEAQPGLHVSVDLEAQTVSTPDGVSHRFDIDPYQKRCLQDGLDELGYTLTQLERIEAFERDYAH, from the coding sequence ATGGAAAAATTTTTGCGGCTGGACGCAGTGGCCTTGCCGATTGCGCAATCCAATCTCGATACCGATCAGATTCTGCCCGCGCGCTATTTGCAAAAGCCGCGCTCGGACGACTTCGGCACCTATCTGTTTCGCGACCTGCGATACCGCGCGGACGGCGAAGAAAACGAGCGCTTCGTGCTGAATGCGCCTGCCTACCGGCCGGCGCGCATCGTGGTCGCGAACGAGAACTTCGCTTGCGGCTCGTCGCGCGAGCACGCGGTGTGGGCGCTATTCGACTACGGCGTGCGCGCCGTGATCGCGCCGAGCGTGGGCGATATTTTCGCCTCGAACGCTTCGAAGAACGGTTTGCTGATCGTGCTGCTGGCCGCTCAGGATGTGGCCGCGATCATCCGCAAGCTCGAAGCGCAGCCCGGCCTGCACGTGAGCGTCGACCTCGAGGCGCAGACGGTGTCCACGCCCGACGGCGTGTCGCATCGCTTTGACATCGACCCGTACCAGAAGCGCTGCCTGCAGGACGGACTCGACGAACTCGGCTACACGCTGACGCAACTCGAGCGGATCGAAGCGTTCGAGCGCGACTACGCACATTGA